GATtttatggattcatcacttcttcttgaCATGCAGCtgagttttagttcatgaatttcGCAGTACATATATGTCGTACTGGTTGAAACTTCTTCTAATTCTGGTTTATTCCGAGTTTTGCCACTGTTTTAGGTTTTGATCCATGAGTTCGTATGTGAAATACAgaagtatgtgctttgattcggttatattcatggattcatcacttcttgacatgcaattgagtttttagtttatgaattcgcagtacgtatatgtcgtactgataaaaactttttttgattctgttttattcataattttgccactttattttggtttgatccatgagtacgtatgtgaaatactaaaataaatgctagttttgttgttgtgttttaatactgttatattctggtcacatttacaggttcaatatgtccaACAGATACATACTCTACATAATAAGCAGTGCGGCAGATATATACTCAGATTTGTAACCAGTATAgctgatatgtactcaaatttgtaagcagtgtcgcagatatgtactcaaatttgtaagcagtgtgatAGATATatatactcaaatttgtaaacagtgtggaagatatgtactcaaatttgtggtctttatatgttttaattaaatttggacctccaaataaataaaatcccgatttggtagaagtatgttatttcacacgtatTTAAACAgtagggtatattagtcatttccatgttttcaaagAACTTTTAACCCTAGGATAAGGGTAAAATATGGTTGGACCCTACTacaaataaccttatgggcttatgaccaaacaagaaattttcctatgtGCACACCTAGTTAGCGAGTATAATTCGCGAATCCGTCCGTATCGACCGAATCCGTACGTATCATCCTATAACTGGAACCCCGACTTAGATTCGCGAATTCCCAGCTCAAAACAAATTATACGCGTATTTACGAATTACCGAATCATACGACCCGTATAATACTTTGCCACATCATCAcgatattatcattctttattatatttttGACTTTTAAAATTTTACATACACGAATCTGATTCCAATAACACCAACATACATATTATTTGCTGATTGTAATTCATTTATCATATATATAGTTCATGTCACTATTAAATTATTGTATCTAAGAAGGGATTATATTAAAAATGACTTTTTAACAGGTTAATATATGCCGAATTTTGTAAGCTGAATTTGTATGTCttaaacgaattatacacgtacgtatgccgttccgtatTACTGTCGAATCACGAACtgttaatgtggaacaaggtaaaagaaagcaatactagattgctataagcaagaagagaagagaattaaaGCAAGAagtgaaagataagttttgtgtttaataatttgattgagtaatatatagctcttacaagacttaatctagcctttatataggcttgaagaataactaaactaggaaacagaaaactaaaaggagatctaaaagaatcctaaaaataagaaagactgaaactaggaaaccatggaagccaaacctctaagcggaatcttctggaattgtagtatgcgcTGCATCAttccccccttctagagtaaagctcgtcctcgagttgtccaaacaaaccagaagttcattgtcatCATGAAACGTAAAAATTTCTGGAACAataaatgtgttggagatattccaatcatttggtagatcaataacataagcattatcattgatcttctttaaaaccttgaaaggaccatatttcttcatcttggttttgttataagtacccactggaaatctctcttttcttagatgtatcatcacgagctccccttccttgaaggttttaaacctcttgtgtttatcagcatcctctttatatttagaattgaaCTTCTCCattttagattttacttcattatgtaattcagttgctttgtctacaaaagagtcggctgcagtgtttgtactctgtgtggtgggtaaggctaccaaatcaagagtatgattaggtactttagagtacacaatctcaaatggagttttcccagtagaacgattcacagaagtgttgaaagcgaattccatatgtggcaataacacatgccactgcttactattatccagacacttagctctaatcaaattcccaagtgatctattaacaacctcagtctgtccatcagtttgcggatgtgaagttgtgctgaattgtaaaactgtgcctaagcgcatccataaacttttccagaaataactcaaaaattttgtatctctgtcagaagtgatagactttggaaccccatgcaatcttactacttctttaaagaacaaagaagcagcattagaagcgtcagttgatttcttacaagctacgaagtgagccattttagagtaacgatcaactacgaccataacaaAATCATTACCTCTAccagtacgaggtaaaccaagtataaaatccatacttatatcaacccaaggtgcatcaggaactggtaaaggagtatacaacccggtattttgaattgtaccctttgctctctgacagaccatgcatttttgtacgaacttttgtacatcacgtttcaaagatggacagaaatatctttcttcaatcagggcaatggttttatctctcccaaaatgaccaccaagaccacttccatgtaattctcgcataagatgtaaacgtaaagacccttgaggaatacataatcgattccctttaaaaagaaaaccttcttgtataagaaaatcatcaaccccatgagtttgagaacagcattgatcccatagtttgccaaaatcttcatcttctggataaatgtctttgatatagtcaaatgcataactctcattacgaattgttgttaatagatgacttcttctacttaaggcatcagcaacttgattcaattttccacttttatgtctcacgcagaaagtgtatttgttgattgtggaaagccatcgatcatgcattctgttaactttagcagaagtattcaaaaacttcaaagcatggttgtcagtgttgacaacaaattccatatgtataagataagtattccactgcttaagagattgaacaagagccaataactctaattcatatgtagaccatttcttttgtgcatctgaattattctcactgtaatatgcaattggatgaccctcctgtgataatactacaccaataccaacaacagatgcatcacaatctatttcaaaaggcttgttgaaattcggaagtgcaagaattggtgccgtaaaaagcttttctttaagaagaataaagattttatccattgcttccgtccactcaaacttctccttcttgagacagtcagtcaaaggtgcagaaatagagctaaagttcttcacaaatcttcgatagaaacaagccaaaccatgaaaactacgaacatcacgaatagaagtaggaactggccaatcttcaattgcttgaactttagaaggatcgacatgaataccatcagtagaaatcacatatcccaaaaatgttactgaagaagccatggaggTACACTTCTttaaattaacatataaagagttgtcagcaagaacttgaaacacttgtgaaagatgttggaggtgttctgaCTCACTGcgctaaaaattagtatgtcatcaaaatagacaataacaaatttactgagaaagggttggagaaaCTGATTCATtagtcgcataaaagtactaggtgcattagataacccaaatggcatgaccagccattcatataaaccttcacgtgtcttgaatgctgttttccactcatctccacctcgaatgcgtatttggtggtaaccactgcgtaaatccaacttagtaaaaataatagagcccgacagtaaatcaatcatatcatcaatacgcgggatcggaaatctataaggaatggtgatgcgatttaatgctctgcaatcgatacacatcctccatccattgtcttttttactaaccaagaaggcaggactggcacaaggactgttgctaggtcgtatcaaatcctttgtaagcaaatcatttacctgtccctgtaatatctcatgctcagcaggactcaagcgatagtgtgcttggtttggtaaagaggctccaggaataaaatcgatgcagtgttgaatattctgtaaaggaggtaatgcagttggtagttcatctggaaataaaacattatattgaaataataagggcttcacctttgcaggcaactcaatcataggcttagaatcttcatgggattgtaaagaatgttgtgggtgcaaagaacgaataacagtggctacgacagcatTAGTATgtgcacaagagtttgaagtggaattggatggacgaagaaccttggttttcccattatgaacaaaagtgtaagtattctcgaatccattgtgaaccgcgtgaagatcgtattgccaaggtctgccaagaagaagatgggttgccgtcatattaatgacatcacatagaactgtgtcttcataaccctcaaaagagaatgacacataacactgaagagtaatcttctgtgtgctagaggcattaacccatcctacagtgtaaggttctggatgagaagttactggtagttcaagcttcttaactacgtgatcagcaatataattatccacactgccactatcaattatcatcttgcagattttacccccaatataacatctggatttaaagatactgtgtctctgagacttgcattgttgagtaataaataatggacgaatcatcccaacaaactcatcgtcatcaccaggtgagtcttaatcttcgaactcattaagcgcaccagtgacttcattaatgaattgaggttcaccaatcaaagcattgaatttccgatAATCACTAGACGTGTGCCCCGATTGCtggcatttattgcacttatctccacgaaattttgcatAAGTATTAGTAGCCctctgttgcggtggaaattgttgttgcctgttatgaaaccgattccctgtagtaggaggagttggttgtAGAGAGcgagactgctgacccggctgaagatcaactggattggctaagataggtgtagccagaggtggagtataaggcacaatatggctaggttgtcgatgtgaatggctaacatcatcagaaggaggcctgggaatagtcaaaacagtatctgtagaaaagttttgagatgaattggtacccctggaattattttgataacgcccttgtctggatggataagtcctagaagaacgaagaaagcgattttctatcttaatagcttgctgcaccgCTTTGACCATAGTAAAgactgaatgagtcataccattttgtattaatctattcagcccctcaatgaatcttgcaactaactgttcttcagattctttgagttgattttgtgccaccaaattataaaaatcggacacatattcttcaacagtacgtgccccctgctgaatgttctgcaatttgatgaaaagttgctgcataaagtctctaggtaagaacttatccctgatcaaagttttcatacgtgtccaagtacgtattttcggtttgttagcgtttctacgatcatcacagatcttatcccaccaggCTGCAGCTCCGCCTTTGAACTTGTAAGTCACAAGTTTgaccttagaatcttcagggacttccataaattcaaaaaaagcttctacctcaaagaaccaatcagttagttcttcaatacgaaaatttccagagaagttgggaatatcagcttttagcttatattcgggtaaagaactgtaagggttgtgaccagtttttaaacgtcgttcttcaatccaattcttctctagatcgttctcacgttcatcttcatcatcactgtcgagtgtaggagaaactagcttcttctttgaatgacctatgaacccttcatacggtttcttaatgtttaaagtacgcaatacatctttaggtacttcatcattctgtaaaaactgaagtgtattgtttttagttttgtcttctaagtctacaagctcaggcatatccaaatctatatttatgtgttttgcaaccttgaaaagctgattctgcattgcttcaagcttgttatctcttaaccctaatttttcctccatggacttctcaagagtttCAGTAATGTGTTTTGCCAAAATCTCtgtatgagatttgatgagagcttcgattgctgctagagtaactggttgagcagtcattttttttttttttttgtgtacttaaaaggaaagaaaaggtgttgcggaagcgaagtaaaggatcaagtgataggatgaaaaacctaaaactaagcgggtgataccaactaatgtggaacaaggtaaaagaaagcaatactagattgctataagcaagaagagaagagaaataaagcaagaagagaaagataagttttgtgtttaataatttgattgagtaatagatagctcttacaagacttaatctagcctttatataggcttgaagaataactaaactaggaaacagaaaattaaaaggaaatctaaaagaatcctaaaaataagaaagactgaaactaggaaaccatggaagccaaacctctaagcggaatcttctggaattgtagtatgccctgcatcaactGTTGACTGGATTTTTGAGTGAATTTGAATTTTACAAATATGTATAATACTCGTATGTATTCGGTTCCGAAGGTTTCccgtatcccgaattgctaactaggtgtGCACACTCTTTTCAAAGCGTGCTCAAAATTGGACTCGGAAAGAAcagataaaatcatgtgataccATAATTACGTGGAACGTATTTTTTTGTCAAGTTTGTACAACTAAGGTAGCCACTTTCGATTAGGTGGAAAGCAGGACTAGAATAACATTTCCAAATATAAATTTCCATATACAAAatagaaagatataaaagaaacgaAACGTTCACAAGCACGATCagaaaactaaacaaagcaatgCGTGCGGCATGTCCctgtctttttatttatttttgacaaacTCAACGAGAATGAAAATACATAAAGCCAAACAACGGGAAGAAAAGATACACAAAAGTACAACTGACGAGACACACACGAAGATAGCACAACTGACGAGGCACACTTGAAGATAGCAGACGAACACATAGATCGATCCATCAGTTCTGAAGAGATTACCCTAGCACAGCTCGATCCGGTAATAAACCAATAGTATCGCTATGGTCAGTTCAGTTGGCAGCAGGCGCAATATCCGGCGTTTAGGGCATCATCTTTAGGATAGATGCACTTACCAATATTCCCACCCTTGATTACTTTACCAAGTAATTTTCCTTGTACGGGGCACCACGCATCACATATCTTTTCTGTACCAGAGCAAACTCCTTTGGTATCCAGTTTCACAAGAGTTCCCTTGACTGCTCTTACTACAGCCGCAAGTACAGCATCTGCTAAAACA
This genomic interval from Papaver somniferum cultivar HN1 unplaced genomic scaffold, ASM357369v1 unplaced-scaffold_107, whole genome shotgun sequence contains the following:
- the LOC113327733 gene encoding uncharacterized protein LOC113327733, yielding MAETRSLIISCVFVCLLFASSTVMCTVEGEECHLVLADAVLAAVVRAVKGTLVKLDTKGVCSGTEKICDAWCPVQGKLLGKVIKGGNIGKCIYPKDDALNAGYCACCQLN